TCACACTCGCATCCACCACTCTCAGCCTCTCCACACCTTTCACCAGCAGCTGGCTGTCCACCACTCTACCCATCGGACAAGTGCTGGTCTGATGGTACGGACTGCTGGCATGGTTCAGAATATAACACTTCCAAAACTCATCGGAACCTGCTTCCTTGTCCGCACATTCCCGCAGATTGAGACCAACTAGTCCAGCTCCGATTTGTTTGAAATACTCAGTGTCACCAACAGAAATGAAGTCCTTTACATACGCCACCATTTTTATCAAATCTTCATCTTTGTCAAAGTAACCAGTTGTAACGACTGGGTCGTCGAAAGGATTGCTGCTCGCTAGACGCACTCTGCCTCTAGATTTCGGTTGTAGGAGCGTCAGCAGAGTGTACAACGAGTCTCTAGACTCCACCTGCTTCTGCCATCTGTCACATATCTCATTCCGCAGTCCGAACACTTGAGCACAAGCAATTGTCAGGTACGGTAGATCATGGGCGAGGAATATGTTGAACGTCTGATACTCCGGTatttgtttcgttttgtttactGCTGCCGATCCTACTAGAATAGGAAAAGGTATTTTCGTTATGTCGCTGGGTATTGCAGGGATAGGTATCGGGTATTGTTTCAATTTGTGCACTAACGAGACTGCAACCTGGTCCACTAGATTATCTCCCACGGGCAGATCTTGTATCACATCAATATTGAAAGACTTCAAATGTCTTCTATGACCAATACCCGACAGCATGAGTAGTTGCGGAGTATTGTATACTCCTGCACAtactattatttcttttgtaGCCCTGAATCTGTAGGTTTTGCCTTTAAACACAGCTTCTACACCTACAGCGACATTACCTTCGAAAATAATCTTCGTGACTCTCGTATTCTTAGAAACGTGAAGATTTGAGTAATCTTTGATCGGTTTGAGGTACGTGTACGCCGGCGTCTGTCGCTTCCTATCAGCGAACATGTACTGTGGTTGAGTGTAACCTACATACACATTGGCATTCAGATCCAATACTGTTGGGTTACCGACTTCAGCGAAGGATTTCAATAAATCACCGACTGTATCATTTTCAGGTTGTCTGGTGATTCCCATAGGACCATTGACGCCGTGATATTCGCCATATGCTTGCAGGATTTCAGGGTCGTCAACTCTTTCGCTTTTTTTGAAATAAGGAAGTACGTTGTCATATCTCCAGGAATCATCGTTGGTTATCTTGGCCCAGCAGTTGTAGTCATACTCTGTCCCCCTGGTGTGGATGAAGTGGTTCAGCGAGTCGCTGCCTCCCAACATCTTCCCGGCAGTGAGCATGGTGTAGTTGTTCTGGCTGCGCGCTGCGTACTCATCGCGCGTGGAGGTGTAGTTGTAGTCCACGTACGATCCTGGTAGCAAGTCGAATGCTCCTGCTATCTGGAATTATATGATtctgttattattgtttactgTATGGTGACAGCGAGGTAGAATATATTACCTCATCTAATATTTCCGCGGTGTCGTAAGAGTCGACTAGACTAGACTAGGCGTCTTATAAATCTGCGATCTCTAACTAAACGTTGGGATTGTAGCAAACCCGTCTCATTTGAAGGAGGCAGATAGTTCAGTAGTGGACTATAGCGAAGTGTTGTGTATTGTCAACTAACTAATTATTGATCACATCTACAATTCAATAAGAATGTTTAATTCTGTATGAATGTTTGGTTCTATTCATAATAGCAATGTGAACTCCAGTGGCCTCCACTGGCTATCTGTCAGGGCTGGTAGGTGTGAAGTAAACGCCTGTCAATCATCGTGACGCGCTCGTTGGCTGACGTCCCACGCGACAGTTTGACGTGGCACGTAATTGGTCAGGAAACTGCAACGTCCGCTGAATTACggtacttgtttttttttgtaacccTGGTTAATATGAAAGTTGATACTTGTTTAGTTGTCTTTAGGGTGTTTGACTTTCTTATATTGTGATTGTTTTGGACACTTTGGGTTTTCGATTTCTGAAATGTTTAGAGattgcacggagtctgaaaattgTACCCGATGTAGTAGTGTTTCAGTAGAATTTTCACGACGGACATAGATTTGATGATAACATGTCATGATTGTGagaataatatctttttttaaatttcaaaaaacaatatcaacactCTTTTGTGAAGTTTAAGTGTGAtcttccattttttaagtcggatAATAAACCTATAACCTTCTCCTAAGTTGGAAAAAAACTATActgaaaacagcatcaaaatcgtATAGCAGCAGCGTCATAATTGCCTTagaacttatttaaattaatagttgAGTGATTTGAAGGTTATGTTTCTGAATGAAGTTAATATATACCATAGCAGTAATAGGAGGATCGTCCCCTGCTTCCAGCACCAGCACGGAGCTGTTGCCCCCCTCCGCGAGCCTCCTGGCCACCACGCAGCCAGCCGACCCCGCGCCCACCACTATGTAGTCGTATATTGCGTTGTCTGGAACAATACATGGGTACAAGGTTGTTTAATTCTACACAGCTTGTCTCAACACGCTGCTcaccattttttctttttttttaagggggggggggaaatctaatgacatctcccgccttgggtgaggcgagagggagtgtcagactcttacagactaaaaaccaccccgttccttttcctgctttgagccgg
The Spodoptera frugiperda isolate SF20-4 chromosome 17, AGI-APGP_CSIRO_Sfru_2.0, whole genome shotgun sequence DNA segment above includes these coding regions:
- the LOC118276784 gene encoding ecdysone oxidase-like encodes the protein MGASTSTELIQIAQIPLALLAITGLDGILWPTQTLLQDNAIYDYIVVGAGSAGCVVARRLAEGGNSSVLVLEAGDDPPITAMIAGAFDLLPGSYVDYNYTSTRDEYAARSQNNYTMLTAGKMLGGSDSLNHFIHTRGTEYDYNCWAKITNDDSWRYDNVLPYFKKSERVDDPEILQAYGEYHGVNGPMGITRQPENDTVGDLLKSFAEVGNPTVLDLNANVYVGYTQPQYMFADRKRQTPAYTYLKPIKDYSNLHVSKNTRVTKIIFEGNVAVGVEAVFKGKTYRFRATKEIIVCAGVYNTPQLLMLSGIGHRRHLKSFNIDVIQDLPVGDNLVDQVAVSLVHKLKQYPIPIPAIPSDITKIPFPILVGSAAVNKTKQIPEYQTFNIFLAHDLPYLTIACAQVFGLRNEICDRWQKQVESRDSLYTLLTLLQPKSRGRVRLASSNPFDDPVVTTGYFDKDEDLIKMVAYVKDFISVGDTEYFKQIGAGLVGLNLRECADKEAGSDEFWKCYILNHASSPYHQTSTCPMGRVVDSQLLVKGVERLRVVDASVMPRIPRAAPNAAVIMLAEKASDMIKDANQ